Proteins encoded by one window of Cucurbita pepo subsp. pepo cultivar mu-cu-16 chromosome LG14, ASM280686v2, whole genome shotgun sequence:
- the LOC111809972 gene encoding inactive poly [ADP-ribose] polymerase RCD1, giving the protein MEDRIAKVLGSQRVALALKRKRAAQFDAYSTEPVCMEHKWPTLTSLSRVGKRRKLGGCSSRFATSETRFKPLYRGYSNFMKSGIPKHIMFYENGEWINFPRDLLDLVVEDLQVKKASLEIKFNGQHCVLDFLHMFFLDLNTGLQQPLAWIDAAGSCFFPEIYCADTNECCHSNNFENKEPQVEETHGSNVIKLQLEIEIGEVDRSSLKVCSGESNDYVKPSGPDEELAYDRDMEEVGDSCGRIPIGKTYGVVPELKELDVNLISGTQYVSGGLDTRTVEKIFRDGMMSSDGSVEILNIKHCIDASMQSQLELFNKQIEMIKVYRGDANVRYAWLPVSKTEVSSLMMYGIGHCGVSSIRSIYGTGVHLTAVNCSNVSASHCDIDDNGVQHLVFCRVILGNVELLHPGSRQFHPSSKDFDCGVDNLKEPTYYVVWRMNMSTHIYPESVVSFKVAPSPKVECHTNDVSGITASRQGSPDQIQLESSVVNAVSDGQPSDILRSHDRAVSVGSNSMKTPKSPWMPFSMLFAAISNKVSSKDMESINVQYEQFRAKKMNRDDFVRQLRLIVGDSLLRSTITSLSKVPLKSSSP; this is encoded by the exons ATGGAAGACAGGATCGCAAAGGTATTGGGTAGCCAGAGAGTTGCACTTGCTTTAAAAAGAAAGCGAGCAGCACAGTTTGATGCATATTCAACAGAACCAGTCTGCATGGAGCACAAGTGGCCTACCTTGACTTCATTAAGTAGGGTGGGAAAGAGACGGAAGCTAGGTGGATGTAGCAGCAGATTTGCAACCTCTGAAACTCGTTTTAAACCCTTGTACAGAggttattcaaattttatgaaaagtGGGATACCAAAACACATAATGTTTTATGAAAATGGCGAGTGGATTAACTTTCCCCGTGATCTTCTTGATTTGGTTGTGGAAGATCTGCAGGTGAAGAAAGCATCTTTGGAAATCAAGTTTAACGGACAGCACTGTGTTCTAGACTTTTTGCATATGTTTTTCTTGGACTTAAATACGGGGTTGCAACAACCTCTTGCATGGATTGATGCAGCAGGGAGCTGCTTCTTTCCTGAGATTTATTGTGCAGATACAAATGAATGCTGCCAttccaataattttgaaaataaagaacCACAGGTTGAAGAAACTCATGGGTCTAATGTAATCAAGTTGCAGTTGGAAATTGAAATAGGTGAAGTTGACCGATCGAGTTTGAAGGTGTGCAGTGGGGAGTCAAATGATTATGTCAAGCCGTCCGGACCTGACGAAGAACTTGCTTATGACCGTGATATGGAAGAAGTTGGGGATAGTTGTGGTAGAATACCTATTGGAAAAACATATGGCGTTGTACCAGAACTTAAAGAATTGGATGTAAACCTCATCTCTGGGACTCAATATGTGAGCGGAGGATTGGATACCAGAACCGTGGAGAAAATATTTCGTGATGGAATGATGAGCTCTGATGGTAGTGTAGAGATACTTAATATAAAACACTGCATTGACGCTTCAATGCAATCTCAATTAGAGCTTTTCAATAAGCAAATAGAAATGATCAAAGTGTACAGAGGGGATGCAAATGTTCGTTATGCTTGGCTTCCTGTTTCTAAAACAGAAGTATCTAGCTTGATGATGTATGGAATTGGGCATTGTGGGGTTTCTTCAATCAGATCCATATATGGCACTGGTGTTCACCTCACAGCTGTCAATTGCTCAAATGTCAG TGCAAGTCATTGCGATATTGATGACAATGGAGTGCAGCATCTGGTATTTTGCCGTGTAATATTGGGAAACGTGGAACTTCTTCACCCTGGAAGCAGACAATTCCATCCAAGTAGCAAGGATTTTGACTGTGGAGTGGACAACCTTAAAGAACCAACATATTACGTTGTATGGAGAATGAATATGAGTACTCACATCTATCCAGAATCTGTTGTCAGCTTTAAGGTTGCTCCCAGTCCCAAAG TTGAATGCCATACTAATGATGTTTCGGGGATCACGGCATCTCGTCAAGGGTCTCCTGACCAAATACAGTTGGAGTCTTCAGTAGTTAATGCG GTTAGCGATGGCCAACCTTCAGATattttgagatctcacgaCAGAGCAGTTAGTGTGGGTTCCAACTCTATGAAAACGCCCAAGTCTCCATGGATGCCTTTCTCCATGTTGTTTGCTGCTATCTCTAATAAAGTTTCTTCTAAAGACATGGAATCTATTAATGTGCAATACGAACAATTCAGg GCCAAGAAGATGAATCGTGATGATTTTGTAAGACAGCTGAGACTGATAGTTGGAGATTCTTTGTTGAGGTCTACAATAACAAGTCTTTCCAAG
- the LOC111809760 gene encoding uncharacterized protein LOC111809760 isoform X1: MELDRMYWDDSMIVKAMDEAMLKYKTMHGYEVRRVSAEGGGVFNGCGKSDEPRRSVDEESYIGANDVMFEVNEPTNTSEAKENISVEPCPISCTDFSAALYVKETEQETVKDSNLNLKGEDGYNELLKQYYELEEKRQKVLEQLYQCGAGGWNYQDVGAGSDIGNQWGTSAAYQEHPVSASQPSLNQAIPSYPPSSYPVSAGPQSSSRADGDIIKTAMDSAARAISSIKTVNKVHIEKESEGHAGIMPQSGASSETDLTTVLNAWYSAGFYTGKSVLQIPCGAISGQEIMNTRLILPISPTFDTHPMAYVCYEFEF; this comes from the exons ATGGAGCTAGATAGAATGTACTGGGATGATTCCATGATTGTCAAAGCCATGGATGAAGCAATGTTGAAGTATAAG ACAATGCATGGATATGAAGTCCGCCGTGTTTCAGCCGAGGGAGGAGGCGTTTTTAATGGTTGCGGTAAGAGTGACGAACCAAGAAG GAGTGTAGATGAAGAGAGCTATATTGGAGCAAATGATGTTATGTTTGAAGTCAATGAGCCTACAAATACCTCAGAAGCTAAGGAAAATATCAGTGTAGAGCCATGTCCTATATCTTGTACAGATTTTTCAGCCGCCCTATATGTGAAAGAGACGGAACAGGAGACCGTTAAGGACTccaatttaaatctaaaaggTGAAGATGGCTATAACGAGCTACTCAAGCAGTATTACGAGCTTGAGGAGAAGAGGCAGAAGGTTCTAGAACAGCTTTATCAATGTGGTGCTGGTGGTTGGAACTACCAGGATGTCGGTGCAGGGTCTGACATCGGAAATCAATGGGGAACATCTGCTGCCTATCAAGAACACCCAGTCTCTGCAAGCCAACCTTCTCTTAACCAGGCAATACCGTCTTACCCGCCCTCCAGCTATCCAGTTTCAGCTG GTCCTCAAAGTTCGTCCCGTGCTGATGGTGACATAATCAAAACTGCAATGGATTCTGCAGCAAGAGCTATATCGTCCATAAAGACTGTAAATAAAG TTCACATAGAGAAAGAAAGCGAGGGACATGCTGGGATAATGCCTCAAAGTGGTGCTAGCTCTGAAACAGACCTTACTACTGTGTTAAATGCTTGGTATTCTGCAGGCTTCTACACTGGCAA ATCTGTTTTGCAGATACCTTGTGGAGCAATCTCAGGCCAAGAAATAATGAACACCAGGCTCATCTTACCAATTTCCCCCACTTTTGATACCCACCCAATGGCATATGTGTGCTAtgagtttgaattttga
- the LOC111809760 gene encoding uncharacterized protein LOC111809760 isoform X2 encodes MELDRMYWDDSMIVKAMDEAMLKYKTMHGYEVRRVSAEGGGVFNGCGKSDEPRRSVDEESYIGANDVMFEVNEPTNTSEAKENISVEPCPISCTDFSAALYVKETEQETVKDSNLNLKGEDGYNELLKQYYELEEKRQKVLEQLYQCGAGGWNYQDVGAGSDIGNQWGTSAAYQEHPVSASQPSLNQAIPSYPPSSYPVSAGPQSSSRADGDIIKTAMDSAARAISSIKTVNKVHIEKESEGHAGIMPQSGASSETDLTTVLNAWYSAGFYTGKYLVEQSQAKK; translated from the exons ATGGAGCTAGATAGAATGTACTGGGATGATTCCATGATTGTCAAAGCCATGGATGAAGCAATGTTGAAGTATAAG ACAATGCATGGATATGAAGTCCGCCGTGTTTCAGCCGAGGGAGGAGGCGTTTTTAATGGTTGCGGTAAGAGTGACGAACCAAGAAG GAGTGTAGATGAAGAGAGCTATATTGGAGCAAATGATGTTATGTTTGAAGTCAATGAGCCTACAAATACCTCAGAAGCTAAGGAAAATATCAGTGTAGAGCCATGTCCTATATCTTGTACAGATTTTTCAGCCGCCCTATATGTGAAAGAGACGGAACAGGAGACCGTTAAGGACTccaatttaaatctaaaaggTGAAGATGGCTATAACGAGCTACTCAAGCAGTATTACGAGCTTGAGGAGAAGAGGCAGAAGGTTCTAGAACAGCTTTATCAATGTGGTGCTGGTGGTTGGAACTACCAGGATGTCGGTGCAGGGTCTGACATCGGAAATCAATGGGGAACATCTGCTGCCTATCAAGAACACCCAGTCTCTGCAAGCCAACCTTCTCTTAACCAGGCAATACCGTCTTACCCGCCCTCCAGCTATCCAGTTTCAGCTG GTCCTCAAAGTTCGTCCCGTGCTGATGGTGACATAATCAAAACTGCAATGGATTCTGCAGCAAGAGCTATATCGTCCATAAAGACTGTAAATAAAG TTCACATAGAGAAAGAAAGCGAGGGACATGCTGGGATAATGCCTCAAAGTGGTGCTAGCTCTGAAACAGACCTTACTACTGTGTTAAATGCTTGGTATTCTGCAGGCTTCTACACTGGCAA ATACCTTGTGGAGCAATCTCAGGCCAAGAAATAA
- the LOC111809745 gene encoding dolichyl-diphosphooligosaccharide--protein glycosyltransferase subunit DAD1 has translation MARSTSKDAQALFQSLRSAYAATPTTLKIIDLYVIYAVFTALIQVAYMAIVGSFPFNSFLSGVLSCIGTAVLAVCLRIQVNKENKEFKDLAPERAFADFVLCNLVLHLVIICFLG, from the exons ATGGCGAGATCCACAAGCAAGGACGCTCAAGCTCTTTTCCAGTCGCTTCGCTCAGCTTATGCTGCCACTCCAACAACACTCAAG ATCATTGATCTCTATGTGATTTATGCTGTGTTCACGGCTCTGATCCAG GTAGCATACATGGCGATTGTTGGATCGTTCCCATTCAACTCCTTCCTCTCAGGCGTTCTTTCTTGTATCGGGACAGCTGTCCTTGCTG tTTGTCTCCGGATTCAAgttaataaagaaaacaaggaGTTCAAG GATTTGGCCCCGGAGCGAGCTTTTGCTGATTTCGTTCTGTGCAACCTGGTTCTCCATTTGGTGATCATCTGCTTCCTCGGATAA